CCCCACTCTTTGTTGGTCCCTATGCTTAGGAAATAATAATAACTTTTGAGAACTCAGAGGAATCCGTTTATCAGGTATGGGAAGAGGATTCAACTGGATGTGGAATAGTACACTTTCATCTTCTCAGTATTCTTATGTTTTGTGTGTTTCCTTGTTCCTATGTGGAGTAAAAAATTTTCTTACAATTATTAAAGTTACTTTTctcattaaataaaatcaacttGGCTACACCCCTCGCAGTTTCTTTTAATGTTTTTATACTCTCTGGATTTCTTCTTGTAATAAATGTTTCTGGGGAATGCAGCCGGATCTTGTGCTGTTCACAGGCAGGTGATCTCTTCTTCACTCTCTAGTCAGGCTGTTTGTTGATGGGCATGCCAGCTGAGCTGAGTCATCTCATCCTGCATTTATCTAGATTAATTTGAGGGGTACCTTAGATTCTGTTGGTTCGCTTATGCTGTGGGATTTTTCTTCAGGTGATTTTGGCAATGAGAATGTTGAACTTGTTAAACGTATTTCAACTGTTGATTTTGCAAAAGCAGTCATTTTGGGGAACCATGATGCCTGGAACACCCAGAAGTTCTCTGCGAGGTTAGCTTAAATGATGAATGAAATCCCTGAAATAGAGTTATTGCGTTCGTTTTCCATGATTAAGTAAGAATCACTCTACATTTTCCTTTTCTGGGTGGGTTCCACAGGGTGGTTGGATGGTTAAAGAGTTTATAAGCTCAACCAAACACCCACTAAGTTGGATGATCAATTATGATATGGACATGCATCATGCTCTGAGATCTGCCGACCATCCATGTATCGGCTTCAGAGTCCACCTACACTAGCAGTCTACTTGGATGAAAAGCAAAAAATTTGCTCAATTTGTGGTGCTCCCTTATGTTTCATGCTGGTAAACATTGCTTTTGAATAGTTTGTCACACTCAATCTCAAACTTCCTTGTCCTCCAGTTTTGAAAGGATAAAATTTTCtgaacaaaatatataatgattTTTCAGTACTCTTTACTTGTGGAATAGGTGTTACAACTCAAGATTaatattaggaatcatattgaTTGCCAGAGCATTATCAATCAAACATAAAACATATTATCATATAGAGACCAGTATTGATACCGACTTGTGGCATTTGGATCCCCCCTCCGCCCCAGTTGAACGAACTATCCTAGTGAAGTCCTGATGAGATAGGTGAGCATTTACTGCAGGACTATTCCTTGGGCGTATTTCTTTAAGTATTGCCACTTTTTTGGTACTCTTTACCTTTTCTATCTTTAGTTGTAGGAAAACCATGAGACTTGGGTGTTAATTCATTCGAAAGTGAATGTTTATCAATTAGTACACTCGTATGTTCTAAAGGATCCGGCCTCTGTATTGAGCAGTGCTCTGCAGGGACTTTAATATCATGGAGTTTGTGTCTCGCAACCATTGGACTCGGCTAGTGGATACTTTAGATTAGTTATTTTCTGTTCTCTGAACTAAGATTAATACCCCTTCATCCTCTATAAAATTGTGTTATGTTCTTTCTTGTTAGGATGCCTGGATGAAATGCTTGCGATTCTAAGATGGTAATAATTTTGACAGATACTCAAACACATATATGCTGTGATTAGAAACAATAGTACATTTTTTAATGGGGAAACAAGATGAGTTTACACAGGATTCAATGTAGTCTTATGGCTTAGAAACATGATTAGCCTTGCTCCATAACATCATGTATCTGCCCTGCTTGATTTCCGCTATCTCTTGGAAATCTTCTCACTTGCTATGTTTGCATCCTATCATTAGTTGAATACATGTAAAAATTGCAAATGTGTCTGATATCTGTGGTGAATAATTACCTTCATCATTGTATGATAAGCATATAAGAcaggaagccctaacttaacccaaaaccatggtcaaaggcaaagggttgactccctcttatatgctattccacactttcgtgtgaaaccgatgtgggatcgtatcatTGTATCATCCTGTATAAATTATTTACCTTTTCTAAATGCATCATTTCTTAATGCAGGGAAAAAGATGCTGTTCAACTGCAGCTTGAATGGTAAGTCTTACAAGTCATAATTTGTAGAATTACATGTTCCACATATTTTCTTCTGCCATATTATTCGAGATGTTGAAATTGCCGTACTTTCAAcaatttgtgtataaaatatTTGTGAACCAGCCTTGGTGATGAGCATGTTGGCTACCGTCGTATGGATTTTTCAAATCTGAAGTTGAGTATAGTTGGTGGACGGCCATTTTCTTGTGGTGGTCCACAGGTGTTCCGGAAAAAACTTCTTACTGCTAGGTCAGTAGACCATCTGTGCCACTTCTCAAATTTTATTCTTCACATATGCAATTCGCATCATCCTTTTATAGAAGCCCATTTGCTTTTCGAGCGatttattgaaatttattcTAGTCAGAAATACTTTCTTCTTTCTTATAATGTTATGCATATAGAACCAATTGATGAATAGGAAGCTATACGTAACCTATAGGCATATTTAGCACGCCATTCTCTCATCTTGACCTTACCTAATTCCTTCTGTGCACATTGCAATTGTATCCCTAGATATGGCATACATGATATGGATGGAAGTGCGGAGCGGATTTATCAAGCTGCTTTAGGAACTCCTGCTGATCATTCAGTTATATTTCTTGCTCATAACGGGCCATCAGGTGTAGTAAATTTATGGGCAAAATCTGTTTTTTCACATGGTGCCAAAGAGTTGCTTTATATTAAACTCGCAGGTAATTCACGCAGGCTTAGGTTCCAATATGGATGATATATGCGGAAAAGATTGGATACCTGGAGGTGGTGATTATGGTGACCCTGGTAATTCTGATTCTCTACTACTTGGGTTTTATTATGTTTGTTTCTCGCATTCTTAACCCCCCGTTGTTGTATTCCCTACATGTATGTGATGACAAAAATAGATTTGGCACATGCCATATCCCAACTAAAAGAGAGCACCAAATTGTCAATCAAGTTGGTAGTGTTTGGTCACGCATATAAACAGCTCGCCTCTGGAAATGGCCTTCGGAAAATGATAGTGGTTGAGGATGACAACATCGTGTACCTCAATGGAGCTGTTGTTCCAAGGGTTAAAACAATTAGCAGCAATGAACAAGGAGTTGCATCAGGCACTATACGAGCCTTCACTGTTGCTGACATATCAGACGGGAACTTGGAGAAAATCACCGAAACTTGGGTTTCAGTGATCGGAGATGACATCAGAGTAGAGGAGGAGCTGGTATTGCTTAGCAAAGGAGCGAGGCTGCTGTAGGTACCTAGAAAGAGATATTGTGACACTATCATCTATGACATTGTTCAATTTGTGTGATTTGTGGTATTAAAACAGGAGCTTTGATTTTGTGGTGGTGTTAATGTACAAAGTTGTCTGCCATTATTTATTCACTGAAAAAGATAAAAGAGCAAATTCAAAGAAACTAGTCAAAAGTAGTTAATAATGTCGAACAAAGGGAAGCAAAGGGGGTCTGCAACTGCAACAAATTTAACGAATCATATTATTGATGTATTTGACTCCTTTATTTATGAAACATTTATGCCTGTGGGTGGCCCTTTTTTgcttcattttcatcttcactTTGATCAAGGCATGTCTTTATTGGTGCATCAACTACCATGCAACCTTGGCTTTTCGCAACTTCAGAGCATCCATTTAGTAGTAGATGAAGTCCAATTATATTCATATGGACCCTCATTAACTTTTACTAACTTATTTTACTATCAATAACAGAGACAGAGCATTTTTCAAAATAgagtgaattatatttttaggCTCTATACTTTTAACGATGAATATTTGCGGTCCGTATACTTGCAAAATATCATTTGCGGTCTCCATACTATACCAATTGCTCGTTTCAGGtgctttttcattttttgaccAAATTTTCAGACAAAAACAACCCCAAAAGTCTAAAGGGCATTTTTATACGCTCACTCTCCAAAATTAGATACacttattttgatatttatattaatttagataCTTTAACTgtgatttatattttattcaaataatttttgtttggattgattatagtataaaaaataCGCATAGTTTTAATCCTGGATTTAAACTTAATAAAAAACGATTTATTATAAAGCACATATTCTATTTCCTCAAACTAAGATAAATCAATTGAAATGatgatttataaaaaaaaaaggggtTCACATTTTAAAAGTATTTAGAAATCTTTAAAATATAGTGGCTTTTAAGcacaaataatttaatattttaatatttcaaaaGTATAGAGTGATAgcaattaaaaataacattatattgctattaattcatttttattgccgactaggttgcttcttcctgaCGCTctcaaaaatcatttttaaatctCTGTAAGTTTATACCCTCACAGATTCATCCCTTCTCATTCATTCAACAATGACCAATTACTCTTCTGCAGAATTTCTACAAGGGCTAAACATAATTTGTAAAAATTTAGAAAAGTTTTGAAGAAGaaaacggaaaaaaaaaattgggtaaGCGCTTAAGCCACAACCTTCTTTTTACTAGTTCCGCCCATAACCAATCCAAACAAAAATTATTCGAATAAAACACAAATCATAGTTAAAGTACTCAAACTAACATAAATATCAATATAAATACCTAATTTTAGTGAGTAAGTGTACAAAAATGCCCTTTAGGCTTTTGGGGGCGTTTTTGTCCAAAAACGTGGTAAAAAAGTGTAAAAGTACCTAAAACGAGCAAGTTGTATAGTATGGGGACTGCAAATGTTCGTCGTTGAAAGTATAGAGcctaaaaatataattcactctatttttcaaaatatatgaGAATATgcaaaaaattatagtactatatataaaTGAGATTAGTACATCAATTTAGATTTATTACTTTTTTGTATAGTAGtatcatttttaaattatgaaaatgttCTCTCTATGGCTAACCCTTTTTCTAGATAAATCTTCTATATCGATTTTTTCCCCTAGATACTATGACAGCACTGAAGTATAGCCCCACACATAGTAATTGCATTGTCTTTGCAGTAACACTCAAAAGATGaataaatatcaaatttgtcattttaataataatgatgGCTACTTTTTGGTAGACCAACCACTCTCGCAAATGCTTGTTATTTGTTAGACTGTCGAAGGTCGAGTCTACATTATTTTTCTATAATCAAAGGGAGCTCCATTAGTTTCTCCTCTACGTCCAATGTCCAATGTGaagcatttttttttctaagtgacattttttctaaaataatatcattttctCTCTATTCAATTTATAAAACAATATAAATCTCAtgctaaaaaaaacaaaaacaaatgctTCACGCTTAATAAGACTTGGATGGAATAATAACATAAAATCTATTCTTAGCTAATACTAccgttttattatttttgttcatGAAACTTTCAGTGTTATAGCGATTTTAGAAGCTTCTACATCTACTGTCAATTTTTTATACGTGAATATGTCATGttaaacacacaacacaaaataaagAAACCAAATTACTAACTAACAAGACTTTTCCTTACATGGCTATCAAATAATTGTAATTGGAGGTATTATTTTGGTGCTCCAATTGAGAGGTAAGTGAATGGTAGGGCACGTTCTAAAGTTGTTGGACTTGTTGTGGTCCGCCCTCACTGCAAGTGTCTCGTGTTTAGTTCACCCCACCTTTTGCCCTACCTAATTAAATTTCTTGTTCCTTCCTAAAAAACACAACATTTTATTGATTCTCTTCAGAAAATGAGTTCACATAAGTAGTGGTCCAACTCAATGGTGGTTTTAACTGTATCGTCATAAATGATAGAAACTTTGGATGGGTTTTTTCTTATCATCAACTTCTAAAAGAGTTAGTATAGTAGTATTGTTTTTTAACATCAGTATTACTTTGCTAGACTTAAACCTTATTCTTCTTCGGATAAAACTTGTAGGAGTATTTGATTTGATATAATATTCAAATAGCCATGTCCAAATATTAAATTGGATAAGACTAATCCACAGTCCACAACAATCGATTCAATCAAGTATGCACAAATAATACCAATACCTAATAAAACCTCAAGAAGCTAACTTAAGATTTACAACGTTTTTGTTTGCCAAAATTAAtctgttttctttattttatgcCACAAAtgacacaaaatacatacactgacatcatacacaaaatacacacagtacAAAATACACTTattacacacattatacataaatatacacactacacacgcattatacacaaaatgcacatATGCACTTGACAcgctacacacattatacaaaacgcacacacacacttgacacactacacacaaagtgcacacacactatacacactgcacacacacataaacagaATATACACTAGCTACACACTACATGCATTGCAATACTACAcactgcacatactacacatattgcacacattacacacattatacaaattatttttattgaatactccctccgtcccaaggtagttgaggcatttcttttgggcatgagatttaagaaattgatttgttaaaggttaaagtggagagaggaaagtaagagaaggaataaaaattttaccaaaaaaggaaatgactcaactaccttgggacaaactaaaaaggaatacgactcaactaccttgggacggagggagtattatatactTATTTCGAATCATTGAAATTATATGAAAAATTATCATAAATTTTTCATATCACTTCTATTATACACAATACTGTaatatagtaggagtaataacaaaactaatttgtaatataaattaaatttaaaaaatttagagaatcagcaatggggcggacgatagcgcgcccgatgcgtcgggcgcgctatcgtccgccattgtgacaccgcggacgacggacgatgtGTCGTCAGCGCCcgacgcttagtccgcggatgaagcgcggacgatatggcgcggacgatgcaacgcattttagttttttttttattttaaaattcaaaaattttgtttatatatataccctggcttcacttttcatttgtaacttttcgattcacttttaaactctcaaattacgctatacaatggattccggtggatactcaagtcctaaTAGCCTGACGTTTGGAGATGTCGCACGGTGGCCTGGTACACATCCTGGTGAATATCGATCGTTCGACGCCAACCAAACGTACGATCCAAACTTCAGTACAGATTCGTACTATCTCTCCGACATGGAGCTCTCGCCATGCCCCCGCTTCACGTCGCgcggccgccgccgccgccgccgccgccactcccgccagaaagaagcggaccaagCACGTCACGAcgaagttgccacctccggcaacgaacgaagagtacgcccccggcagtacgaactaccagccggaggcaaaactatcattctatgcaataaacctatcattttatcattttatccgtcagtcaaaagtatcattttatcaact
This sequence is a window from Salvia splendens isolate huo1 chromosome 5, SspV2, whole genome shotgun sequence. Protein-coding genes within it:
- the LOC121804924 gene encoding uncharacterized protein LOC121804924 isoform X1 yields the protein MPTSCRIAVVGDVHDDWSFEEDTKALQLLKPDLVLFTGDFGNENVELVKRISTVDFAKAVILGNHDAWNTQKFSAREKDAVQLQLECLGDEHVGYRRMDFSNLKLSIVGGRPFSCGGPQVFRKKLLTARYGIHDMDGSAERIYQAALGTPADHSVIFLAHNGPSGLGSNMDDICGKDWIPGGGDYGDPDLAHAISQLKESTKLSIKLVVFGHAYKQLASGNGLRKMIVVEDDNIVYLNGAVVPRVKTISSNEQGVASGTIRAFTVADISDGNLEKITETWVSVIGDDIRVEEELVLLSKGARLL
- the LOC121804924 gene encoding uncharacterized protein LOC121804924 isoform X2 — encoded protein: MLWDFSSGDFGNENVELVKRISTVDFAKAVILGNHDAWNTQKFSAREKDAVQLQLECLGDEHVGYRRMDFSNLKLSIVGGRPFSCGGPQVFRKKLLTARYGIHDMDGSAERIYQAALGTPADHSVIFLAHNGPSGLGSNMDDICGKDWIPGGGDYGDPDLAHAISQLKESTKLSIKLVVFGHAYKQLASGNGLRKMIVVEDDNIVYLNGAVVPRVKTISSNEQGVASGTIRAFTVADISDGNLEKITETWVSVIGDDIRVEEELVLLSKGARLL
- the LOC121804924 gene encoding uncharacterized protein LOC121804924 isoform X3 — translated: MKSKKFAQFVVLPYVSCWEKDAVQLQLECLGDEHVGYRRMDFSNLKLSIVGGRPFSCGGPQVFRKKLLTARYGIHDMDGSAERIYQAALGTPADHSVIFLAHNGPSGLGSNMDDICGKDWIPGGGDYGDPDLAHAISQLKESTKLSIKLVVFGHAYKQLASGNGLRKMIVVEDDNIVYLNGAVVPRVKTISSNEQGVASGTIRAFTVADISDGNLEKITETWVSVIGDDIRVEEELVLLSKGARLL